One segment of Acidimicrobiia bacterium DNA contains the following:
- a CDS encoding HAD hydrolase-like protein, giving the protein DLDADVLAAQAAGLTGVLVRTGKFRADTLAGAAAEPDYVLDSFADLPTLLGLT; this is encoded by the coding sequence GACCTCGACGCCGACGTCCTCGCGGCCCAGGCCGCCGGCCTCACGGGAGTCCTGGTGCGGACGGGGAAGTTCCGGGCTGACACGCTCGCGGGAGCCGCCGCCGAGCCCGACTACGTCCTCGACTCCTTCGCCGACCTGCCGACGCTGCTCGGCCTCACT